The DNA sequence GCGTTACGAAAGTAGCAGCCATTGCCGAAGAAATTAAAAACCCTGGCCGAAATCTCCCTATCGCCATGCTGCTGGCGCTTGTGATTGTCACCACCTTGTATACACTGGTAAGTTTTGCTATGGTCGGAAATATTCCAATAGAGGAATTCAGTACCGACTTGCACCCCGTTTACACGCTCGCGGATAAAGTCATGGGGCACTGGGCTGGCATTGCTGCGGCTGTTCTTGGTGTGGTCACCCTTATTTCTATGGCCAACAGTGGCGTGCTCGCTGCTTCGCGTTTTCCCTTCGCGATGAGCCGCGACCGACTGGCACCCGAGCAACTCGGGAAAGTACACCAAAAGTACTTGACGCCCATCCTGGCCATCGTCATTACCTGCGGGATGATGGCACTGGTTATTATCTTTTTGGAAGTAGAAAAAATCGCTAAGCTGGCCAGTGCTTTCAAAGTGATGATGTTTATTTTGGTGAATTTCTGCGTCATCGTTTTGCGCGAAACTTCCGTGGCCTGGTACCAGCCCAAATTCCGCTCACCGCTGTACCCCTGGATGCAAATTTTCGGTATTATTTCCGGACTGGCATTGCTTTATGTACTGGGTATGTCGGCCCTATTAGGCGCGCTAGGTATCATTACTGCTGGCTTAATCACTTTTTACCTTTACGGAAAATCGAGGGTGCAGCGCAGCGGTGTACTTAAGGTTTATGGGCATCGCCCGGCAGCTTTTCTGCTCTATCGCCGCCGGGAGAATGCCGCCAAAGCTGCCGCTCAGCACGACCTCAACAGCGCCAGAGAAAACGCCGCCAATCTTGATGGCGCACTGGCCTCCAATGTTCGTACCGTTACGCCTTTGTTTGGTGCCGAGCGCTCGGCCGAAATGTTGGTAGAAATGTCTGCCGCACTCGCCCAAGGCAACAAGGTGCAGGTCGTCCACCTCCGAGAGGTGCCTGATCAGACGCGCTTGGCTGATGTCCTGGATGACGACCCCAAAGTCAACGCACTCAACCGCCGTATCAGCGTCATGGCGAAAGAACATTCGATTGATGTCGATTTTGATGCTGCCGTCACGCACGACCTGGTGAAAACGATTCAAGACATCAGTGAACAGACCCACTGCCGCTGGCTGGTCGCTGGCTGGAATGGTCGGCAAACGGCCAACAGCATCTTTGTCCGCAACCCAATGGGCTGGCTGCTCACCCATATTGACAGCAATTTCGCCCTCTTTCTCGACAATGGCGTCCGCTATATCCGGCGGATCGTCGTGGCTATCCGGCCTGGCCGCCAGAACCCCGAATTTATCAAAGCTTGCGATCGTATTGCGCAGTTCTACGGTGCCGAACTGACCCTCATGCGCGTGACCATGCCCAAAGCAACAGAGGAAGAACGTGAAGAACTAAGAGCCCAATCTCAAGCCCTACTAAGCTCCTGCTCTTCCCCCGCTAAACTCCGGGTAGAGGTATCCGCCGACCCCGTACAAGCCCTCTCCGAAGCTTCCGCAGAGTACGACTTGCTCGTCATTGGCACCCCCGCAAAAGACAATTGGCTGGATGTATTGGTGGGAGTAAATAAAGATCGGTTTGCGAAGAATGCCGCTTGTTCGGTGTTGAGGTTGACGTTTAAGTAAAAGGTTGAGTAAAATGTATTTAATCTGTATCTTACTGATGATAATGATCCAATGAATTACACGGCATGCTAAAGTTATTATTTTGGAATACTTATAGAAAATCTCTTCATGAGCAAATACTTGAACTAAAAGAGGAAAAGAATGCAAATATTATAGCATTAGTTGAAAATGTGGGAGATGATAACAATTTTCTTTCTGGCTTAGAGAATGTTTCATTTAAAAAAGCTACTGGTAACATAAATCATAATAGGAAAATCTTCTATAATTCTGATTTTTTTAATATCAAAACGATACATGAACATGGTCGATACACAATATTTGAGCTGAATTATTTTAAAAAAAACATAAAAATAATATTAGCTCTTGTTCACTTTCCTTCAAAACTACATGCGGATGATGATGCCTACTTTAGTTATTGTGTTTCCTTGAGGAATAATATTGAAAAAAAGGAGAATGAATTGGATACTCGTAATACAGTGATTGTTGGTGATTTCAATATGAACCCTTTCGAAAGTGGGTTTTTAAATGCTACAGGAATAAGTTGTACAGGAATTAAGTCCGTCGCTTTAAAGTATGCAGAAAGAACTATTTCGGGCGAAAAATTTAGATGTTTTTATAATCCAGCATGGAGTCATTTGGGGGATAGTTCCAGAGGAAATGTACCTGGAACGTATTATTATAATAGTTCTCAGTTTAATAATTTGTACTGGAACATGTTTGATCAAGTTATCATAAGGCCTGATTTACTCAGGTTTTTCGATGATGACAATTTTGAGATAATTACATCAATAAAGGGGCGATCTTTATTAAAAGACAATAATGGAGTTCAAACTATAGACAAGAAGAACTCTGACCACCTGCCCTTATTCTTTCAATTAAAAAGTAATAGCAATGAATAATTTATGGCCATCTTTATCTAGTAGTAATCCAGGGGATTCAAATACACCTAAAAGTATTTTAATACACCAAGCTAAAGAATTAGAACGAGCCTCTGATACCAAGTTCTCAGGTATTGTGGTAACCACTACAATTAAAGCAAGATTTGATAAAAAATTTGAAGGGAGTGATGTTTTTCAACATGAGTTTTCTGTTGTAATCCCTGATCTAGATTATAGTTTTACTCTACTCACATTATCACATAAAATAATTGAGATATATCCATGTCATGTAGAATCCGATATAGTATTTGTGGCTACTATTGTAAAAAACGAGAGCGAGTTGCTGGATTTACTAAAAACTATTTTTAATGATAAGGAAACAGTGAGAATACTTAAGTCTATCATGTTCCAATTAAATGCGGAAGAAGACGCTAAGGATTTTTAAAAAAATAATCGCCTAATACCAACTAAAAACGTTATGGATAAGGTCAACAATACAATAGACGAACTACATCAGAAAGCACTGGTCTTGGCTGAAGAGGCTTATTATTTGAAAAAAAATCAAGAATTGGCTTCAGCGCAAGAAAAATATTTAGCTGCATTCCAATATGAACAAGCTGCAGCCATGCTCTTGGTAAATCAGTACGAAATGGAACCGACCAGAGCCGTTTTTTTCAGGAGCGCGGCTTGCTTACTTCTAAACCTTCCTTTTCCCTCAGAGGAGTATTTTAGAGAAGCAGAAAAAATGGTCGCCTATGGGTTAAGCGGCAACCCTCCTTCAGAAATAGCAGAAGAATTGCGACAAGCCTGGCAAGAACTTATGCAACACTTTCAAAAAGAAGCGGCATAGAAGCTATTTTTTGCCCTCCAAAAACGCATACCTCACCTCCGTCAGAAACAAGCCCTCCGGCGCAATGCTCAGGCTTTTCGCTAAGTGTTCCTGCTTGTCCAGCGCCTGGCGGACCTGAGCGAGACTAAGTTTGCCCTCACCTACCGAGAGACACATGCCTACGATAAGGCGCACCATACCCCGCAGAAAGCGATTAGCGGCAATGTGGTAAACCCATTCGTCATCCTTGAATTCCCACTCCGAACGAAACAGCTCGCAGCGCATGGTTTTAGCATCAGAGCCGGTTTTGCAAAAAGGCAGGAATGCTTCATAATCCAAAAGCAATTTCGCGGCCTCCTGCATCAAGGCCTGGTCGCAATGCTGCGCTCGGTAGAGATAAAAGCTGGTATCCTGCCGGAAGGGGTCTTTTTGCCAGGTAAGATGATATTGATAGGCGCGATAGTGCGCATCAAAGCGCGCATGCTGGTCATCGGCGACGGGGAAAATTCGGCGGATCGCAATGTCTTTTGGCAGAAACTTGTTGAGCCTGGACACGAAACCTTTTGGTAATTCGCCCACAAAATCAAAATGTGCAAAATACTGGCTGGCATGCACCCCTGTATCCGTACGGCCACAGCCCATGATTTCTAATTCAGGCGAACGTAAGATCAAGGCCAGCGCCTGCGTAATCGTCTCTTGTACCGATATCTGCGCTGGTTGCACTTGCCACCCGTAATAAGCAGCCCCATTATAGGCGAGTTCCATAAAATAACGCATGCTCTATTTTTCGTCGACGCTTGCCGCTTTTTCTAAAATGACCGACTTCCCTTTTTCAATAATTGCGTCGATCCCTTGAAGTTCTTCTGCCGGACCCGTGGTCTGGTAGATGTCGGGCTCAATCCCTTTTTCTATGTTATAACCATCCGGAAGATAAGTACGGGTAGCCGAAATACGAAACGTCCAGCCATTTGGCAATTCAAAAGATACCGGTACACCGCCGCCGCCACCACTTTGGTCACCGATCAACGTAACGTTGGGTAAGGTAGACATATAACCCGCAAAGAAATTGGTGGCCGAATAGCTGTGCCGATTTACCAAGACAACAATAGGCTTGTCTAGCATCATCCCCGTACTGTCAGCTACGGCCCAACGTCCGGGGCCAGTCGTTTTTTCCTCCTGAGATGCTTTTTCTTCCTCTTCTTCTTTTCCTTTCTTTTTCTTCTGCTTAGCCTTGGCTTCGGCGATAGCTTTGTAGTCTACTAAGGGTTTTATGAAAACACTATCAGGTACCGAAAAATCATCTGCACTTTGCCCTGATTTGTATTGCATGGTGCCAAAATAGGTACGCTCGGGCACGAATCGCTCCACCAATCGAAACACGTTGCGCATCGATCCCCCTCCATTTTCGCGAACATCAATGATCAGTCCTTTGGCCTTGGCAAAACGGTTGAGTACATAGTCGAGGTGCCCTTTGGAGAAGCCCGCTCGGAAAGAGCCATAATAAACATAGCCAATAGAATCCGTCAGCCAGGTATTGAGCAACGCTCCTGAAGATTGATAATCTCCTTTCCAATACTGGCGATTGAGGAAACCCTGGTTGAAGTTGGCGGGATAGTCCAGGTACCAATCCGCATTGCGGGAACGATCATTATTGACATACAGGTTGACGTGGCCGTCTCTGAGCGCAAAAAGCATAGTCGACAGGATGCTGTACAAAGAGTCGTTGCTGAGGCTGTCGTTGATCAGTGGTCGGTACACCTGATCCAGGGAATCCCAGGCTACTTGCTTTTCGCCAAAAAAAGAATAGTTTTCTTTTACTGCGCGGTAAAAGTAATCGTAGTTATTGCTTACGGTATTTTCGGGATTTGGCCCTACGATCCATTTTCCGCAGGTCGTCAGAAGGAGGATCAGCACCAGAAAGCTCAGCGCTCGAATTACGTTTTTCATGCCGGAGATTTTTATTAGAAGACTTACAAGAGTACCCGGAAACCGTAGCCCAGGCTGCCCACCGTAGCGATCATTGGCTTGGTTTTGGGCAGTGGTGTATACAACAGGCTCCAATCATAGGCGATGCGATTACTACGCCAATCGCGCACCTGGTTGTCAGCATCAATCCCTACAGTGATTTTGAAAAACTTGTTGAGGGTAACGATGCTACAGCTCTTGAAAAAATCTTTGCCTTTTACTTCTGGAATGTGTAAAAACGGTCCTACCCCAATGTAGCTTGGTCGGTACAAGGCCGCGACAATGGGCAGCTCCACCCTTGTACTGGCAACCCAGGTAGCACTATTGCCTATCCTCCGGCGATCCAGTGCGCCTATACTAAGTGATGATTGAAAAAGGAGACTCTCTGTATTATTGGTGGGCAAGGGATAGCTGCGGTTATTCCCTTGTACGTTAAACGCGCCGCCAATGTACTGCCTGTTGTCACTGCTAGCATCACCACCAACGCTGACGTAGTAGCCTACACTGAAAGAAAGATCATTGAGCTGAGCTTTTCCCTGGGTATCCTTACGGGGCTTAACTTTGGCCTTGAGGGTTGCATTTTCGATAGCGAAAGACAAGCGAAAAACACCGTTGTCTCTGATTTCTTCAAAATTGGTAAAAATGCGTAACCCGCTTCCTCGGTAAGCCAGGCTGGTATGCGCTTGATCACGGACGGTATGGATGGGGATACCTAAGCCCAAGGTGAGGTATTTGCCATGGGCATTTAATATGTTTTCCTGAGCGCTAAGACTTAAGCAGCACAGCAAGACAAGAAAGCTGGGCCAGATTTTCATTGTTATCTTGAGTTAAGGGGCGGAAAAAAAGTGCATTTTTTTGTACCGTTTTCTATTGAAAAACAGCGTAACTGATGCCAAATAAGACAACGGACAAGACGACCCCTACCATAAAAAGGTTATAACAAATACGTAGTTGGTTGTACTTCTTTCCGAGGGAGCGACCAAGGAAATAAAGGTCGCGTTTGATGGCCGATTCCAGCGTGTCATCATCCGCAATGACAAGGTCCATGCCTTCATCGTATTCTTTTAGTCCCATTCTGTAGAAATTACCAAAAAAGAATAAGTTGGATTGCCCTTTCGTGATATCATCAGGGGTAGTGATACCCGTCATCGGTATGGGCCGGGTAGCCAGCGTTGCAAAAATCATGGAACACAAACAGGTAAGTAAAAGCACGATGACAGGAATCATCAAGTGCGGGGCATCATTTACGTAACCTGCCGCCATGGGCACGGCGATCGTAACGATCAAGGCATTTACGGACAGCATAATATTCGCCTTGTTGTCCGCCAGATTACTCAGGTCCATGTGATTCCGCAGCGCCGTTTTAAACATCATCTGCGCACTTCTGTTGGTGCTAATGGTGTTTCCCGTACGGGTATCTTTTTTCTCTTTATTCTTCGCTTTTTTCTTTTTCTTTTTCCGCAGTTTCTTTAGCGTCTTTTCATTTTGTTTGTGCTGTACGCCATAAATTTCTTCCGCAATGTTGGTGTGATATTTATGTTTCTTAACAAACTTATAATTGAGTTTGTACCATGTTTGATCATCATAAATTTCATTGCGAAAAACCTCCCATTCGTGTCGTAATCCTGATAGCAAGGCAAGATAGTCGGCCCGGCCAATATTACTTAAATCAGCGTCTCTGAGGATCATCTCTAATTGATCCGTAGGTTCGTGATCTATTTTGGTAGCAAGGATAAGCCGCTTGACAGTAGCCACAGCTTCTTTGGAATAATCAAAATCTTGGAGAAACTCGACGGCCATTTCAGCACCAGCGGCTTCGTGGTTTTCGTAGGCTTTTACATAGCCCGTATCATGGAACCACGCCGCGACTTCCAGTAGCTCACAATCTTCATGGGAAATCTCGTGCCGGGCAGAGAGCAGCCGCACCGCATCCACGACGGAAAGGGTATGCGGAAGATTATGATAATAATGATCGGGCGTTAAATTCTCCTGTAGAAGATTTTTTACATGACGCTCAACTTTACTGACATTCGTTGACATATTGTTTTTTTTCCGTCCCTTATTTTGATCTTATCCAGCTCTAAATTTAAGCATCTAAAGCCTAAGCTAATAATTTAGTTCTCTTGCTCTTCGGCAACCAACGCCAGGAAGGCTTCCTGCAGGGCTTTAGTATGAGTTCCGGGCTGGCCGGTTCCTACCGCTTGGCCATCAATGAAGCTGACGGGCAAGGCTCCTTTTGTAGAACTGGTAAGAAATGCTTCCTTGGCTTCTGTCAGCTCCGCTAACTCAATTTCTCTTTCTTCTACTTGCATCCCGGCTTTGCGAGCCAGCATCAGTATTTTGGCACGTGTAATGCCTGCCAACACTTTTTCACCAGCAGTCACCAACACATCATCCTGGGTGATAAGGAAAAAATTAGAGCGATCACTCTCCCTTACGTATTGCCCATCGTGGTAGAGAATATACTCCGCATTCTGCTCTTTCAACCACGGCAGCAAGTAAATACCGATGAGGTAGTTGAGTGATTTGATCTCCGGCAACTCCCGTTGGTACTGATAAGTCGCTACCCGTGCTCCGCGCTCAAACTGAACCGGCGATGGTGCGGGAAAAGGCGATTGCAAAACAAAAAGATTACCTACCGTGGGGGTGTAGCCATCCGGCGTGTAACCACCCGTCAAGACCAACCTGATTCCTCCCGATGGATGTTCGTTGGCCGCAATAAGTTGATGAATTCCCTGTTTGAGATCTGCTCTCTCAACGGGTGACACCAGCCCCAGTCGCTGCGCCGAACGGTAAAACCGATCCAGATAATCCTCCAAAAAGCGTGGCTGAAAACGCTCGAAAACAAAAAAATCGAAAATGCCAAACCCACGCAACAGGGCTAAATCATTCAAGCCCAATTGAGCCGTCTCTTCCGAAACAATTGCTCCATTTAAGTAACACTTCAGCTTATTCAAGGTTCTTATTTGCTTTATTTGCCGAAATATACCGGTAAAAACCGGATGTTTGCAGTAATTTAACCCCGCTTGTCAAAAAAAGAAATATGGACGATTATATTGCCATTGGTGATCAGGTGCTTTATAACAATCACCATTTGGTAGCTTTTAATAAGCCCAACGGGGTGCCCGTTCAGCCAGATCAGACGGAGGATCCCTCCTTGTTACAGCTGGGCTCGACCTACTGCAAGACATCCTTGCATCTCATTCATCGCATTGATCGTCCGGTGAGTGGCCTGGTGCTTTTCGCTAAACGCAAGGACGCGATGCAGGCACTGCACGAACAGTTTCGGGAGCGTACCGTCAAGAAAACCTACCTCGCGATTGTCGCTCAGGAGCCTCCGGCCAATGAGGGAGAATTGGTACATTACCTAAAGAAAAAGAAGGGAAAATACCAAACGGAAGTGCTGGATCAACCAGCTCCCGAAGCCATTGAAGCACGCCTTAATTATAGTGTTCTAGGAAAAAGTGATCGTTATTGCTTATTGCAAATCGACCTGCAAACCGGGCGCTATCACCAGATCAGGGCGCAACTCGCTCATATTGGTTGCCCCATCAGAGGCGATGCTAAATATGGGTTCCGCCGCCGAAATCCAGACCGCAGCATTGACTTGCACGCCTGGCAGTTGTGGTTCAATCACCCACGCACCAACAAGGCAGAGCATATTGTCGCAGCTCCTCCAGCCAACCCACTGTGGGAGGCCTTCAAAATCCCTACGCCCTGGGAAGAGTAGTGTGGCGTCAAGTTTGAAATTCCGGGTTGATGCTTGGTGATTTGAGCGTTGCACTTGGCGGGTGGTGCTCATCCCGATCCTCGGGACGGCTGCCGCCGACGCAGTCGGCACCACCGTGAGTGCTAGCGAACACCAGCGGCCCTGAGTGAAAATGTAAAAACCAAGCTCTTAACAAACCACTAGAACTGTTTAACTTATCTTTGCCCATAAATATTCCTCGATTAAGTATGGAAGCTATTAAAGCCTATTTTCCTGATTTGTCCTCCGACCAACTTGCACTGTTGGAACAGTTAGATCCGCTCTATCGAGAATGGAACGATAAAATAAACGTGATCTCCCGTAAGGATATTGACAATCTCTACCTCCATCATGTTCTTCACAGTCTGGCCATTGCCAAAGTGATCAAGTTTATGCCCGGCGCCAGGGTGTTGGATCTGGGCACAGGAGGAGGCTTTCCTGGCATTCCGCTAGCGATCCTTTTTCCGGAAACGGAATTCGTTTTGATTGATGGCATCCGTAAAAAAATTACGGTCGTTAATGAAGTAGCTGCTGCGCTGGGGCTGAAAAACGTGCAAGGTTTTCAGCAGCGGGCCGAAGAACGTAAAGGCAGGTCTTTCGATTTTGTGGTCACCCGCGCCGTCGCTTTGATGGAAAAAATCGTCCCCTGGAGTCTGCCCCTCATTCGCGACGAACAGCTGCACGCCTTACCCAACGGTATCCTCGCCCTGAAAGGTGGAAACGTCAAAGAAGAACTCAAAGCGCTACCAAGAGGAACTTACTCGGAAATTTATCCCATCAAGAAAATGTTCACGGAAGAATTCTTTACCGAAAAGTCGGTGGTGTACGTACAGTATTAATACTATGACAGTGTAATCGTATTTATTTTTTACATATAAATACAAATTAAATGCTGACTGACAGGGTTTTTTACTTGATAAAAAAACGCTATATTTGTTAAACGTCAACGACAATTTCCTGTAAAAGGGAGGATTTGAACTCCTGACACTATGAACACTTTCTAAGGAATTGTCAACGATCCACGTTTATGCTTCTTCCGGGTTATCGTTCAGGTAATCCGGAAGATAAGCTTCGCTTCCTTCCAACTCCTCTCATTCACAGCCCCACAAACGACCCCTTGATCTCAATATTCAGCGTCTCAGCCGTACGGTTTTTTTGTTGGGTTTTGATGAGGTAGCCGCTTGCTGGCTCATAAGTCATCCAGCTTTTGTTCCCCGCAAGGGCGGTTTCTGTTTGGCTGACAATGTCAATTTTTTCTACGCCACCTTCTTTGTTCATCACCACAAAAAGTTCCTGGGTTTTCAGTTCCGGATCAAGCGAGGTATACTTGATTTGCAAAGCTCCATCCTGTTGGGTAGAATCGGCGCTGTACTTATTTGACCAAGCTGGTCGATTGATATCTGCTTTGCTAAACATGCTGAATTCTCTGGAATAATCGACCTCCTTGATGAGCTGCTGCTCTTCCTTATCGTTGATGCGAATCTCCTTGTCGAGAGCAATGCTTGCACTTTGCAGCCGTTTTCCTTCTGCTTCAAAAAACTTTTCCAGCGAGAAGAAGGTATCCTTCCGATCCATCGCCACCTGGGCCTCTTCGGCTTGGTTGCACGATGAGAATACCAAGACCATAGTGAAAATGGTCGTTGCGCGGTACAAATATTTGCTCATTACTGTTAATTTATTCGAATTGAAACGCCGTGTTTATCCTGACGTCGAAGTGAAAACCACTGCTATTTTTGTTTGATCAGTGGCCGACCATCCATTTCGGGTGGCGCAGGTACGCCCATCATCCAAAGCAGCGTTGGGGCCACATCTCCGAGCTTTCCATCATTCAGTTCCCAACTACCGGGTCTTTGGTTAACAAAAATACAAGGCACCAGGTTTTTGGTATGCGCGGTATTCGGCGTGCCATCTTCATTGATCAGGTAATCCGAATTGCCGTGATCGGCAATTACAATCGCTTCGTAACCGTATTCACGACCCGTTTCGAGCAGCCTGCCCAAACACTCATCTACGGTTTCCGCAGCAATCATAGCGGCGGAGAACACACCCGTATGCCCCACCATATCCGTATTGGCATAATTGAGGCAGATAAAATCGGGTTGATTGGCTTTGATGTCCGCAATGATGGCATCGGTGATCCCGTGCGCGCTCATTTCCGGCTTGAGGTCATAAGTAGCCACTTCCTTTGGAGAAGGAATCAGTAGGCGACGCTCATTTTCAAAAGGTTCTTCGCGGCCACCGTTAAAGAAAAAGGTGACGTGTGCGTATTTCTCGGTTTCGGCAATCCGCACCTGGGTTTTCCCATTGGCGGCCAAGACTTCACCCAGTGTTTTTTCCAGGTCTTTCTTTTCAAAAAGCACCTCCAGCCCTGTAAAGGTCTCGTCGTAACGCGTCATGGTAAGGTAGCGAACGTCGAGTTTTTTCATGCCGTAATCAGGAAAATCCTCCTGCGTAAGTACTGCCGAAATTTGGCGGGGACGATCGGTACGGAAATTAAAGCACAACAATACATCGCCGTCTTTTAGAGAGGGTGGCGTTTCCCCTTCTGTATTGATCACCACTGTAGGCTGGATAAATTCATCCGTCTCCCCGGCTGCATAACGCTCTTTGAGGGTTGCAATGATATCACTGGTCTTTCCACCTTCTCCCTTTACGATCAGGTCATAAGCGAGCTTGATGCGCTCCCAACGCTTGTCGCGATCCATCGCAAAATAACGGCCAATGACGGTAGCAAGGCGGGTGTGCTTCCCGTTGAGGTGACTAAGCAAGGTTTGTAGGTAGTCTTTTCCTCCTTCGGGAGAAGTATCCCGTCCGTCCGTAAAGGCATGGATAAAAGTTTTATCGTGACCTGTTGCTTCAATGATATCCGCCAAGGCTAGCAAATGATTCAACTGAGAGTGTACCCCGCCGTCAGAGACCAAGCCCATCAAGTGGATAGCCTTGCCATTTTCTTTCGCGTAAGCAATGGCGCTTTGCAACTTCTCGTTACGGGCCAGCTCCCCCTCCCGAATAGCTTTGTTGATGCGCGCTAGCTCTTGATAGACCACCCGGCCAGCACCAATATTCAAATGCCCCACTTCCGAATTTCCCATCTGGCCTTCCGGCAAACCCACCTCTTCACCATAAGTCACCAGGGTACTATGGGGGGCATTTTGCCATAGTTCATCAAAAACGGGTGTATTGGCTTGCGCAATGGCATCGGCACCCGGCACTTGGCCCAAGCCCCAACCATCAAGGATAATCAACATTGCTTTTTTAGTGCTCATCGTCTGCTAAGTATAGGTTATTGTGCCCAAATATAAGCACTTAGTGTAAATAAAACACTTAACCAAAGTGCTTGTCTTTCAGGAAAATTGTTCTTACTTTTGGGATATGCTTGAGCAATGAAAGACCATTGCCGCTCGTTATTACCCCGCTACAGCTGCAAACTAGCCCTGTAGCCTGCGTCACTGCAACTATTCAAACTATCTCGCCTATTGAAAAATGTGACCTGCAAGCACATTTTTCGTCTAATTCACGAAGTAAAGTTACTGGTTATATTACCAATAACTTAAAATCGAGCTTATGAAACAGTTGTTGTTTGTTCTAATGTTATCTCCCATTGTGACTTTCGCCCAGAGCGGAATGTCCCAAATTACGGCTGCACTAAACAGCGGTGATATGGAAACATTGGGCACTTATTTCGATGAATCACTGGAGCTTTCCATCCTCGAAGAAGAGGGAATTTACAATAAAGCCCAGGCTTTACAAAAGGTCAAGCGATTTCTTGGCCAGAATACCGTTAGTTCTTTTACCGAGGTGCACCAGGGAGCTTCCCGAAGCAGTGATTCCCAGTACGTGATTGGTAATATGAAAACCAGTGGTGGTACTTACCGCGTGTATTTGTATCTCACCAATCGGAACGGAAAAATGATTATCCAGGAATTTCGCTTCGACAGCGAATGAATTTCCTCGTAAACTACAAGTGAACCGTAAATTGATTTCACCGGTTCCCCTTGAAAACACCCGCTTCTCAGCATGAGAAGCGGGTGTTTTCTATTAGCTGAAGTAGGGAATTGATGCTTCCTCCTCTAATATCTCTCGACCCTTTACCAAAAGGGCGCGAAGCAGCCCGCATCTTAATACTATTAGCGTTATCTTTGTGCTATGAATACCAAGGCATCCATACAAATGGACATTCGCAAACTCAGCTTAGACGACCTCAAGGTGGTTATGCAAGAGTTGGGGCAAGCAGGCTTTCGCGCCAAACAAGTCTATGAATGGCTCTGGCAGAAAGGTGCCCGTTCCTTTGCGGAAATGACCAACCTTTCGAAAGCGCTCCGCGAGCAACTAGAGGAAGCTTACCGAATCAATGCCATCACAGAAGACAAGGTACAGCACAGTGCGGATGGGACAATCAAGT is a window from the Lewinella sp. LCG006 genome containing:
- a CDS encoding aminotransferase class IV; this encodes MNKLKCYLNGAIVSEETAQLGLNDLALLRGFGIFDFFVFERFQPRFLEDYLDRFYRSAQRLGLVSPVERADLKQGIHQLIAANEHPSGGIRLVLTGGYTPDGYTPTVGNLFVLQSPFPAPSPVQFERGARVATYQYQRELPEIKSLNYLIGIYLLPWLKEQNAEYILYHDGQYVRESDRSNFFLITQDDVLVTAGEKVLAGITRAKILMLARKAGMQVEEREIELAELTEAKEAFLTSSTKGALPVSFIDGQAVGTGQPGTHTKALQEAFLALVAEEQEN
- a CDS encoding Pycsar system effector family protein; translation: MSTNVSKVERHVKNLLQENLTPDHYYHNLPHTLSVVDAVRLLSARHEISHEDCELLEVAAWFHDTGYVKAYENHEAAGAEMAVEFLQDFDYSKEAVATVKRLILATKIDHEPTDQLEMILRDADLSNIGRADYLALLSGLRHEWEVFRNEIYDDQTWYKLNYKFVKKHKYHTNIAEEIYGVQHKQNEKTLKKLRKKKKKKAKNKEKKDTRTGNTISTNRSAQMMFKTALRNHMDLSNLADNKANIMLSVNALIVTIAVPMAAGYVNDAPHLMIPVIVLLLTCLCSMIFATLATRPIPMTGITTPDDITKGQSNLFFFGNFYRMGLKEYDEGMDLVIADDDTLESAIKRDLYFLGRSLGKKYNQLRICYNLFMVGVVLSVVLFGISYAVFQ
- a CDS encoding S41 family peptidase, with translation MKNVIRALSFLVLILLLTTCGKWIVGPNPENTVSNNYDYFYRAVKENYSFFGEKQVAWDSLDQVYRPLINDSLSNDSLYSILSTMLFALRDGHVNLYVNNDRSRNADWYLDYPANFNQGFLNRQYWKGDYQSSGALLNTWLTDSIGYVYYGSFRAGFSKGHLDYVLNRFAKAKGLIIDVRENGGGSMRNVFRLVERFVPERTYFGTMQYKSGQSADDFSVPDSVFIKPLVDYKAIAEAKAKQKKKKGKEEEEEKASQEEKTTGPGRWAVADSTGMMLDKPIVVLVNRHSYSATNFFAGYMSTLPNVTLIGDQSGGGGGVPVSFELPNGWTFRISATRTYLPDGYNIEKGIEPDIYQTTGPAEELQGIDAIIEKGKSVILEKAASVDEK
- a CDS encoding RluA family pseudouridine synthase, producing MDDYIAIGDQVLYNNHHLVAFNKPNGVPVQPDQTEDPSLLQLGSTYCKTSLHLIHRIDRPVSGLVLFAKRKDAMQALHEQFRERTVKKTYLAIVAQEPPANEGELVHYLKKKKGKYQTEVLDQPAPEAIEARLNYSVLGKSDRYCLLQIDLQTGRYHQIRAQLAHIGCPIRGDAKYGFRRRNPDRSIDLHAWQLWFNHPRTNKAEHIVAAPPANPLWEAFKIPTPWEE
- the truA gene encoding tRNA pseudouridine(38-40) synthase TruA — encoded protein: MRYFMELAYNGAAYYGWQVQPAQISVQETITQALALILRSPELEIMGCGRTDTGVHASQYFAHFDFVGELPKGFVSRLNKFLPKDIAIRRIFPVADDQHARFDAHYRAYQYHLTWQKDPFRQDTSFYLYRAQHCDQALMQEAAKLLLDYEAFLPFCKTGSDAKTMRCELFRSEWEFKDDEWVYHIAANRFLRGMVRLIVGMCLSVGEGKLSLAQVRQALDKQEHLAKSLSIAPEGLFLTEVRYAFLEGKK
- a CDS encoding amino acid permease gives rise to the protein MKKLERRLSLSYVVAIGIGGMLGSGIFVLPGIAAAKTGPSIWLAYLLAGICVLPAALSKSELATAMPTSGGTYVYIERAFGPVMGTISGIGLWLSLLLKSSFALVGFGAYLAVLAKVPLKSVALISLVLILCLNILGVKKVGKAQLIIVSISIIGLVALIFGGIISVEPTNLQPAFLNGNMGLYAATAFVFVSYAGVTKVAAIAEEIKNPGRNLPIAMLLALVIVTTLYTLVSFAMVGNIPIEEFSTDLHPVYTLADKVMGHWAGIAAAVLGVVTLISMANSGVLAASRFPFAMSRDRLAPEQLGKVHQKYLTPILAIVITCGMMALVIIFLEVEKIAKLASAFKVMMFILVNFCVIVLRETSVAWYQPKFRSPLYPWMQIFGIISGLALLYVLGMSALLGALGIITAGLITFYLYGKSRVQRSGVLKVYGHRPAAFLLYRRRENAAKAAAQHDLNSARENAANLDGALASNVRTVTPLFGAERSAEMLVEMSAALAQGNKVQVVHLREVPDQTRLADVLDDDPKVNALNRRISVMAKEHSIDVDFDAAVTHDLVKTIQDISEQTHCRWLVAGWNGRQTANSIFVRNPMGWLLTHIDSNFALFLDNGVRYIRRIVVAIRPGRQNPEFIKACDRIAQFYGAELTLMRVTMPKATEEEREELRAQSQALLSSCSSPAKLRVEVSADPVQALSEASAEYDLLVIGTPAKDNWLDVLVGVNKDRFAKNAACSVLRLTFK